The following are encoded together in the Fundidesulfovibrio putealis DSM 16056 genome:
- a CDS encoding PAS domain-containing sensor histidine kinase, which translates to MALIAVITTVLVAFGAVDYLQQRTSRYQELHAGIASQADQLASSLALPLWNFQDDQAVKIIENAFRERAVVAVLVRDTITQRVVAGRILDADGVLQPTDSPPLYVDPLSYTSTISFNSRDIGELTVWGTPRHVQAALRQSLIRQAFSIALVNAALVALLSLILNKTVVRPLKAVETYALAVSTREKDSVQVPGGFLLAEIENLRDSIVIMVEKLRDRYQALETSQRELAEAERSYRDLYENAPAGIYRATAGGRIVSANEAMARILGHESRDTLIDTVPDMDRMTGQEGASVQEVLATLRARDEISDIRMRFRRADGDIRIGTLHARGIFDETGQMVAYDAILDDITDRTRAEQQLMEAHQFIQNILDSMPSQVIGIDEDGLITHYNTAAAAASVAPTNFMVGHPLIQAFPRLAAHMEHIREALREGKPVSLVNQPHMSEGHLRQENILIFPVTRGGARGAVIRLDDVTDHAKMEELILQSEKMMSLGGLAAGMAHEINNPLAGILQGVQNIMRRTSPELKPNIDAANEAGCTLDSVRAYLEKREIFEFLAGIRSSGERAAKIVANMLSFTRRAQTSPSPNRLDQLIERSVELASTDYDLKKKFDFKQVEIVREFQPDMPPVPCAPMEIEQVIINLLRNAAQAMASHPKEGAQPRIVLRLRQSGDMAEIEVEDNGPGIKEKNRRKVFEPFYTTKKPGEGTGLGLSVSYFIITRNHGGTIRVESEPGKGAKFIIQLPLRA; encoded by the coding sequence ATGGCCCTGATTGCGGTCATCACGACCGTTCTGGTCGCGTTCGGCGCAGTGGACTACCTGCAACAGCGCACCAGCCGCTACCAGGAACTGCACGCAGGCATCGCCTCCCAGGCCGACCAGCTCGCCTCCAGCCTTGCCCTGCCCCTGTGGAACTTCCAGGACGACCAGGCCGTCAAGATCATCGAGAACGCCTTCCGCGAGAGAGCCGTGGTGGCCGTCCTGGTCCGCGACACCATCACCCAGCGCGTGGTGGCGGGCAGAATCCTGGACGCGGACGGCGTGTTGCAGCCAACGGATTCGCCCCCCCTCTACGTGGACCCGCTCTCCTACACCAGCACCATCTCCTTCAATTCCCGCGACATCGGCGAACTGACCGTCTGGGGGACCCCCCGGCACGTGCAGGCCGCCTTGCGCCAGAGCCTGATACGCCAAGCCTTCAGCATAGCCCTGGTCAACGCCGCGCTGGTGGCCCTCCTGTCGCTCATCCTCAACAAGACCGTGGTGCGCCCCCTCAAGGCGGTGGAGACCTACGCCCTGGCTGTCAGCACGCGGGAGAAGGACTCGGTCCAGGTTCCGGGCGGCTTCCTGCTGGCGGAAATCGAGAACCTGCGCGACTCCATCGTGATCATGGTCGAAAAACTGCGGGACCGCTACCAGGCCCTGGAGACCTCCCAGCGCGAACTGGCCGAGGCGGAACGAAGCTACCGCGACCTCTACGAGAACGCGCCCGCAGGCATCTACCGGGCCACCGCCGGGGGACGCATCGTGTCCGCCAACGAGGCCATGGCCCGGATACTGGGCCATGAGAGCCGCGACACGCTCATCGACACCGTGCCCGACATGGACCGCATGACCGGCCAGGAAGGAGCGAGCGTGCAGGAAGTGCTGGCCACCCTGCGGGCCCGCGACGAAATTTCGGACATCAGGATGCGCTTCAGGCGCGCCGACGGCGACATCCGCATCGGCACCCTGCACGCGCGGGGAATCTTCGACGAGACCGGCCAGATGGTTGCCTACGACGCCATCCTGGACGACATCACCGACCGCACCCGCGCCGAGCAGCAGCTCATGGAGGCGCACCAGTTCATCCAGAACATCCTGGACTCCATGCCCTCGCAGGTCATCGGCATCGACGAGGACGGGCTCATCACCCACTACAACACCGCAGCGGCAGCCGCCTCGGTCGCGCCCACCAACTTCATGGTGGGCCACCCGCTGATCCAGGCCTTCCCCAGACTCGCCGCCCACATGGAGCACATCCGCGAGGCCCTGCGCGAAGGAAAGCCCGTATCGCTGGTCAACCAGCCGCACATGTCCGAGGGCCACCTCCGCCAGGAGAACATCCTCATCTTCCCGGTCACGCGCGGCGGGGCTCGCGGGGCGGTCATACGCCTGGACGACGTGACAGACCACGCCAAGATGGAGGAGCTCATCCTCCAGAGCGAGAAGATGATGTCGCTTGGCGGGCTGGCCGCTGGCATGGCCCACGAGATCAACAACCCCCTGGCCGGGATTCTCCAGGGGGTGCAGAACATCATGCGGCGCACCTCGCCGGAGCTCAAACCCAACATCGACGCTGCCAACGAGGCCGGGTGCACCCTGGACTCCGTACGCGCCTACCTGGAAAAACGAGAAATATTCGAATTCCTGGCGGGCATCCGCTCATCCGGCGAACGCGCGGCCAAGATAGTGGCCAACATGCTGAGCTTCACCCGGCGCGCCCAGACATCCCCCTCGCCCAACCGCCTGGACCAGCTCATCGAACGCAGCGTCGAGCTGGCCTCCACGGACTATGACCTGAAAAAGAAGTTCGACTTCAAGCAGGTGGAGATCGTCCGGGAATTCCAGCCGGACATGCCGCCCGTGCCCTGCGCGCCCATGGAGATCGAACAGGTGATCATCAACCTGCTCCGCAACGCCGCCCAGGCCATGGCCTCCCACCCCAAGGAGGGCGCCCAGCCGCGCATCGTGCTGCGCCTTCGCCAGTCCGGCGACATGGCCGAGATCGAGGTGGAGGACAACGGGCCTGGCATCAAGGAGAAAAACCGGCGCAAGGTGTTCGAACCCTTCTACACCACGAAGAAGCCCGGCGAAGGCACGGGGCTCGGCCTGTCCGTGTCCTACTTCATCATAACCCGAAACCACGGCGGCACCATCAGGGTGGAGTCCGAGCCCGGAAAGGGAGCGAAGTTCATCATCCAGCTCCCCCTTCGGGCCTGA
- a CDS encoding thioredoxin family protein: MAHAASPCRAVSFLFLALALAFMGRVEHVRAEGKVVVHLFWAEGCPHCVKEKAFLASLAARSPWMEVRAYEVVYDQPNMELFQAVASELGETTSGVPFAVICDKSVVGWLGEESTGHAIETLVGQARSPDCRDLVGVLAGRQASGTLARPVPSPGDPQASGPGVAGAPGTLQVPIFGEIRTKDLSLPLLTMLFAAVDGFNPCAMWVLVFLIGLLLGMEDRARMWILGGVFLLASAGMYYAVLAAWMNVLFALGYVRWLRTAVGLLALAGGAFSLREYFITPAGVCRVTEGEGRRRVLDRLRALSRERRLWLAAAGVAVLAVVVNFIELVCSAGLPAVYTQILALNDLPGWQYHAFLALYIAVFLLDDAAIFIAAMVTLKVAGLSGRYSRASHLVGGVVLLAVGVLLIFKPEWLMFG, encoded by the coding sequence ATGGCGCACGCCGCTTCGCCCTGTCGTGCCGTGTCGTTCCTCTTCTTGGCCCTCGCCCTGGCATTCATGGGGCGGGTCGAACACGTTCGTGCCGAAGGCAAGGTCGTGGTCCATCTCTTCTGGGCCGAGGGCTGCCCCCACTGCGTCAAGGAAAAAGCCTTCCTCGCCTCGCTTGCGGCGCGCAGCCCCTGGATGGAGGTCCGCGCCTACGAGGTGGTCTACGACCAGCCCAACATGGAGCTGTTCCAGGCCGTGGCCAGCGAACTCGGAGAGACCACCTCCGGCGTGCCTTTCGCCGTCATCTGCGACAAGTCCGTTGTCGGCTGGCTCGGTGAGGAATCCACGGGCCATGCCATCGAGACCCTGGTCGGGCAGGCCCGCTCGCCCGATTGCCGCGACCTGGTCGGGGTGCTCGCTGGTCGCCAGGCTTCCGGGACGCTTGCGCGGCCCGTCCCTTCTCCGGGCGACCCCCAGGCGTCTGGCCCCGGAGTGGCGGGTGCGCCGGGGACCCTTCAAGTGCCCATTTTCGGCGAGATCCGGACCAAAGATCTCTCGCTGCCCCTGCTCACCATGCTTTTCGCCGCCGTGGACGGCTTCAACCCCTGCGCCATGTGGGTGCTGGTCTTTCTCATCGGTCTGTTGCTCGGTATGGAGGACCGCGCCCGCATGTGGATTCTGGGCGGCGTGTTCCTGCTTGCCTCCGCCGGGATGTACTACGCGGTGCTGGCCGCCTGGATGAACGTCCTGTTCGCGCTGGGCTACGTGCGCTGGCTGCGGACGGCGGTGGGGCTGCTGGCCCTGGCCGGGGGCGCGTTCTCCCTGCGCGAATATTTCATCACGCCTGCGGGCGTCTGCCGGGTGACCGAGGGCGAAGGGCGCAGGCGCGTGCTGGACCGGCTGCGGGCGCTCTCGCGCGAGCGCAGGCTGTGGCTGGCGGCTGCGGGCGTGGCCGTGCTGGCCGTGGTGGTGAACTTCATCGAGTTGGTCTGCTCGGCGGGCCTCCCGGCGGTCTACACCCAGATACTGGCCCTGAACGACCTGCCGGGCTGGCAGTATCACGCCTTCCTGGCGCTCTATATCGCGGTTTTCCTGCTGGACGACGCCGCGATCTTTATCGCGGCCATGGTCACGCTCAAGGTGGCGGGCCTGTCCGGACGCTACAGTCGGGCGTCCCATCTGGTGGGGGGAGTCGTGCTTCTGGCCGTGGGGGTGCTGCTCATCTTCAAGCCGGAGTGGCTCATGTTCGGCTGA
- a CDS encoding M16 family metallopeptidase, whose protein sequence is MTRRLLGYLLVAVALIAGYVYHIKIQPEPAAQAPAVQAVQAPAAPSPAPSPVTDSASGAAAPTAAVKQAVSAQAPAPAPAPDVPVKDGRLLAKLPNGLTVLVQEDKRFPLVAERLYVRAGSAYEAKGQEGISHLLEHMVFNSTAKRPKGGVAAAIEGAGGDTNAATSFDYTQYMADLPSAQWKLGLDVIQDMIFGAKFDPEELEKEKKVVISELERGLDEPGQRLFQMSQSQVWRGIPYRHPIIGFKDTVNAVTSESLRAYVKRLYQPQSMLLVVVGDVDAGEVYREAKTVFGSLENDRPVLPADMADLPANTGGPEAKAASGNWSKTSLRLDFAVPGMHSAKDVPLEILADLLGGGRTSKFYRKFVYELQLADDVDVSAITLERGGMLSVEATLDPDKLPAFWEALVKEMAALKAEDFTQEELDRAKLNIEDHLYRAKETLRGLANKVAYYQFFGFGQDGESNAIYNVRSTDKAQLQGLIGAYLQPGNASLSLLTPGSDQAAADASAQAMLAGLKSGWPSTAQAEAVPQAVGAAQEPEVVELGGGRTVVLLPDPTMPYASVTLTWRGGDALLTPAQQGLGELAAKALTRSTHKRNAHQLEDYLAGRASSVAASTGRDTFTLSARYPARFAHDVIGVNGVLAEIVREPAFAAPEVERAKKIQLAQIAEASDRPTSLAFRHLFPFLYPQGHYGYFRAGQPAEVAAFTPDDAVAFWNKQRAMPWVMAVCGVFDRKAVLELAASLASGETLAAPAIPDPQWSAVRDMTLTLPERNQTHLFWIFPVPGKLSEDTPALEALNTALAGQGGLLFQDLRDQQGLGYSVSSFLWQAPHTGFLAFYIGTSPEKEQQAMDGFKAVAAELAAKGLDEGRISRAKNSLEGEYYQERQSLGSRSQEAASNLTMGYPLNFDRELLGKIRTLGGAQIEAAARKYLDPSKAYLLKIVP, encoded by the coding sequence ATGACCCGCAGGCTTCTCGGATATTTGCTCGTGGCTGTGGCCCTGATCGCCGGATACGTCTATCACATCAAAATCCAGCCGGAACCGGCGGCCCAGGCTCCGGCAGTACAGGCCGTGCAGGCCCCTGCCGCGCCCAGCCCCGCGCCCAGCCCCGTGACAGACTCGGCGTCAGGCGCGGCTGCCCCCACCGCAGCCGTGAAACAGGCCGTTTCCGCGCAGGCCCCGGCCCCGGCCCCGGCCCCGGACGTCCCCGTGAAGGACGGACGCCTCCTGGCCAAACTGCCCAACGGCCTCACCGTGCTGGTGCAGGAGGACAAGCGCTTCCCCCTGGTGGCCGAGCGCCTCTACGTACGGGCCGGGTCCGCCTACGAGGCCAAGGGCCAGGAGGGCATAAGCCACCTCCTGGAGCACATGGTCTTCAACTCCACGGCCAAGCGCCCCAAGGGCGGCGTGGCCGCAGCCATCGAGGGCGCGGGCGGAGACACCAACGCGGCCACCAGCTTCGACTACACCCAGTACATGGCCGACCTGCCCAGCGCCCAGTGGAAGCTGGGCCTGGACGTGATCCAGGACATGATCTTCGGCGCGAAGTTCGACCCCGAGGAGCTGGAAAAGGAAAAGAAGGTGGTCATCTCGGAGCTTGAGCGCGGCCTGGACGAACCGGGACAGCGCCTCTTCCAGATGAGCCAGTCCCAGGTATGGCGGGGGATACCCTACCGCCACCCCATCATCGGCTTCAAGGACACGGTGAACGCCGTCACCAGCGAGAGCCTGCGCGCCTACGTGAAGCGCCTGTACCAGCCTCAGTCCATGCTGCTGGTTGTGGTGGGCGACGTGGACGCGGGGGAAGTCTACCGCGAGGCCAAGACCGTGTTCGGCTCGCTCGAGAACGACCGCCCCGTGCTGCCCGCCGACATGGCCGACCTGCCCGCCAACACCGGCGGACCCGAGGCCAAGGCCGCCAGCGGCAACTGGAGCAAGACCTCCCTGCGCCTGGACTTCGCAGTTCCCGGCATGCACTCGGCCAAGGACGTCCCCCTGGAGATCCTGGCCGACCTGCTGGGCGGCGGCAGGACCTCGAAATTCTATCGCAAGTTCGTCTACGAACTCCAGCTGGCCGACGACGTGGACGTGTCGGCCATCACCCTGGAGCGCGGAGGCATGCTCTCCGTGGAGGCCACCCTGGACCCGGACAAGCTCCCGGCCTTCTGGGAGGCCCTGGTGAAGGAAATGGCCGCGCTCAAGGCCGAGGACTTCACCCAGGAGGAGCTGGACCGCGCCAAGCTGAACATCGAGGACCACCTCTACCGCGCCAAGGAGACCCTGCGCGGCCTGGCCAACAAAGTCGCCTACTACCAGTTCTTCGGCTTCGGCCAGGACGGCGAGTCCAACGCCATCTACAACGTGCGCAGCACGGACAAGGCCCAGTTGCAGGGACTGATCGGGGCGTATCTCCAGCCCGGAAACGCCAGCCTGTCGCTCCTGACTCCCGGCTCCGACCAGGCTGCGGCGGACGCCTCGGCCCAGGCCATGCTGGCCGGGCTTAAGAGCGGCTGGCCGTCCACTGCCCAGGCCGAGGCCGTCCCCCAGGCCGTCGGCGCTGCCCAGGAGCCCGAGGTCGTGGAACTCGGCGGCGGGCGCACCGTGGTGCTGCTGCCAGACCCCACCATGCCTTACGCCTCGGTCACCCTGACCTGGCGCGGCGGCGACGCGCTTTTGACCCCGGCCCAGCAGGGCCTGGGGGAGCTAGCCGCCAAGGCGCTCACCCGGTCCACGCACAAGCGCAACGCCCATCAGCTGGAGGACTATCTGGCCGGGCGGGCCTCCTCCGTGGCCGCCAGCACCGGGCGCGACACCTTCACCCTGAGCGCGCGCTATCCCGCCCGCTTCGCCCATGACGTCATCGGCGTGAACGGCGTGCTGGCCGAGATCGTGCGCGAACCGGCCTTCGCCGCCCCTGAAGTTGAGCGCGCCAAGAAGATCCAGCTGGCCCAGATCGCCGAAGCCAGCGACCGCCCCACCAGCCTGGCCTTCCGCCATCTGTTCCCCTTCCTGTATCCGCAGGGGCACTACGGCTACTTCCGGGCCGGTCAGCCCGCCGAGGTGGCGGCCTTCACCCCCGACGACGCCGTCGCCTTCTGGAATAAGCAGCGCGCCATGCCCTGGGTGATGGCCGTGTGCGGCGTGTTCGACCGAAAGGCCGTGCTGGAGCTGGCCGCGTCCCTGGCGTCGGGGGAAACCCTGGCAGCCCCGGCCATCCCGGACCCGCAGTGGTCCGCCGTGCGCGACATGACCCTCACCCTGCCGGAGCGCAACCAGACGCATCTGTTCTGGATCTTCCCCGTGCCCGGCAAGCTGAGCGAGGACACCCCGGCCCTGGAGGCGCTGAACACCGCGCTGGCAGGGCAGGGCGGGCTTCTGTTCCAGGACCTGCGCGACCAGCAGGGCCTGGGCTATTCCGTGTCCTCCTTCCTGTGGCAGGCGCCCCACACGGGCTTCTTGGCCTTCTACATCGGCACCAGCCCCGAGAAGGAGCAGCAGGCCATGGACGGCTTCAAGGCCGTGGCCGCCGAACTGGCCGCCAAGGGCCTGGACGAGGGGCGCATCTCGCGCGCCAAGAACTCGCTGGAAGGCGAATACTACCAGGAGCGCCAGAGCCTGGGCAGCCGCAGCCAGGAGGCCGCCTCCAACCTGACCATGGGCTACCCGCTGAACTTCGACCGCGAACTGCTGGGCAAGATACGCACCCTTGGCGGGGCGCAGATCGAGGCGGCGGCCAGGAAGTACCTGGACCCGTCCAAGGCGTACCTGCTCAAGATCGTGCCGTAA
- a CDS encoding substrate-binding periplasmic protein: protein MQRIAFLILALFFWALQHLSSPHAAAFAAPLTILTEEFPPYNYTEDGRVRGISTDVLRLMLAEAGMDVPAESFQVLPWSRAYKDALSHPNTLLFSATRTKEREGLFKWIGPIAPNRNVLLARKDRHLVISDFLQTLRLRVGAIRDDAGEQLLVARGYPLKLIDLTSDARSNLLKLENGRIDLFAYPETVFKWLVAQNRRNVDDYETVFVLHEGHVYFAVNKNTPDETVEKLQKALDALKESGKVQEIIESYLR, encoded by the coding sequence ATGCAGCGAATTGCGTTCCTCATTCTTGCACTGTTCTTCTGGGCGCTTCAGCACCTGTCGTCCCCCCACGCCGCCGCTTTTGCGGCGCCGCTGACCATCCTGACCGAGGAGTTCCCCCCGTACAACTACACCGAGGACGGTCGTGTCCGGGGCATCTCCACGGACGTCCTGCGCCTGATGCTTGCGGAGGCGGGAATGGACGTCCCGGCGGAATCCTTCCAGGTTCTCCCCTGGTCCAGGGCCTACAAGGACGCGCTGTCCCACCCGAACACCCTGCTCTTCTCCGCTACGCGCACCAAGGAGCGCGAAGGGCTGTTCAAGTGGATCGGCCCCATCGCCCCCAACCGCAACGTGCTCCTGGCCAGGAAAGACAGACATCTGGTCATCAGCGACTTTTTGCAGACCCTGCGCCTGCGGGTGGGCGCGATACGAGACGACGCGGGGGAGCAGCTCCTGGTGGCCAGGGGCTACCCGCTGAAGTTGATCGACCTCACCTCGGATGCGCGCTCCAACCTCTTGAAGCTGGAGAATGGCCGCATAGACCTGTTTGCCTACCCGGAGACGGTCTTCAAGTGGCTGGTGGCCCAAAACCGCAGGAACGTGGACGACTACGAGACCGTGTTCGTGCTCCATGAGGGCCACGTCTATTTCGCCGTGAACAAGAACACGCCGGACGAGACCGTGGAGAAGCTTCAGAAGGCCCTGGACGCGCTGAAGGAGTCCGGCAAGGTGCAGGAGATCATCGAGAGCTACCTGCGCTGA
- the ilvB gene encoding biosynthetic-type acetolactate synthase large subunit translates to MSITGARYIVKFLEKQGVRTVTGIPGGSILPLYDALAESRAVRHVLARHEQGAAFMAQGMARLTGRPGVCLATSGPGATNLVTAIADARRDGVPLVCITGQVPLAQIGTEAFQEVDIVAVTRPIAKAGRMVQDASELPEALRWAFQTAAEGRPGPVVLDIPKDVQSQEFVEEPEGKDDWRSGGAWSPELPSRLEASRAAAMINAASRPVLLLGGGAAKGDAPALALALAGRSNIPVTMTLMGLGTVPAAHRLSLGMHGMHGHHAANAALAECDLLIAVGSRFDDRATGKPGSFCHKARIIHINLDAAELGRIQRADLGIARDAAQALAAILPLVERRARREWLARVDRFRAEAPTAKAAPSEAANCSGCARGLIGEVASRLRDDAVIVTDVGQHQMFVAQGFPFKTPGRWLTSGGLGVMGFGLPAAIGASLADPEAQVVCFSGDGSLKMNIQELATLAETGANVKIVVLDNQSLGLVVQQQKLFFGRRSASRYGRGTDFAALAEAFGVAGVDLDACQDPAAALDEALNACGPVLIHARVDREAMVFPMVRPGAPNTDMYHAHPPYHEPVVQALSGAVNMG, encoded by the coding sequence ATGAGCATCACCGGCGCGCGCTACATCGTGAAATTCCTTGAGAAACAGGGTGTGCGGACCGTCACGGGCATTCCCGGCGGCTCCATCCTTCCCCTCTACGACGCCCTGGCCGAGAGCAGGGCCGTGCGCCACGTGCTGGCCCGCCACGAGCAGGGCGCGGCCTTCATGGCCCAGGGCATGGCCCGGCTCACCGGGCGTCCCGGCGTGTGTCTGGCCACCTCAGGCCCCGGCGCGACCAACCTGGTCACGGCCATTGCCGACGCCCGGCGCGACGGCGTGCCCCTGGTGTGCATCACCGGGCAGGTCCCCCTGGCCCAGATCGGCACCGAGGCCTTCCAGGAGGTGGACATCGTGGCCGTGACCCGCCCCATCGCCAAGGCCGGGCGCATGGTGCAAGACGCCTCCGAGCTGCCCGAGGCCCTGCGCTGGGCCTTCCAGACGGCCGCCGAGGGCAGGCCCGGCCCGGTGGTGCTGGACATCCCCAAGGATGTGCAGAGCCAGGAGTTTGTGGAAGAGCCTGAAGGAAAGGACGACTGGCGGAGCGGTGGCGCGTGGTCGCCGGAGCTGCCTTCGCGCCTGGAGGCCTCCCGCGCTGCGGCCATGATCAACGCGGCCTCGCGCCCGGTGCTGCTCCTGGGGGGCGGGGCCGCCAAGGGCGACGCGCCCGCCCTGGCTTTGGCCCTGGCCGGGCGGTCCAACATCCCCGTGACCATGACCCTCATGGGCTTGGGCACCGTTCCCGCAGCGCACCGTCTGAGCCTGGGCATGCACGGCATGCACGGCCACCACGCCGCCAACGCCGCACTGGCCGAGTGCGACCTGCTCATCGCAGTGGGCAGCCGCTTCGACGACCGGGCCACGGGCAAGCCAGGCAGCTTCTGCCACAAGGCCCGGATCATCCATATCAACCTGGACGCGGCCGAGCTGGGGCGCATCCAGCGCGCCGACCTTGGCATCGCCCGCGACGCGGCCCAGGCCCTGGCGGCCATCCTGCCGCTGGTGGAACGCCGTGCCCGCCGCGAGTGGCTTGCGCGCGTGGACCGGTTCAGGGCCGAGGCGCCCACGGCGAAAGCCGCTCCGTCCGAAGCTGCCAACTGCTCCGGCTGCGCCAGGGGGCTTATCGGGGAGGTGGCTTCCAGATTGCGCGACGACGCGGTCATCGTCACCGACGTGGGACAGCACCAGATGTTCGTGGCCCAGGGTTTCCCCTTCAAGACGCCTGGACGCTGGCTGACATCAGGAGGGCTCGGGGTCATGGGGTTCGGGCTTCCTGCGGCAATCGGCGCGTCGCTGGCCGACCCGGAGGCCCAGGTGGTCTGTTTCTCCGGCGATGGCAGCTTGAAAATGAACATCCAGGAGCTGGCCACCCTGGCCGAGACCGGGGCCAATGTGAAAATCGTGGTCCTGGACAACCAGAGCCTGGGGCTGGTGGTGCAGCAGCAGAAGCTGTTCTTCGGGCGCAGGAGCGCATCGCGCTACGGGCGCGGCACAGATTTCGCTGCCCTGGCCGAGGCTTTCGGCGTGGCCGGCGTGGACCTGGACGCCTGCCAGGACCCGGCTGCCGCCCTGGATGAGGCCCTGAACGCGTGCGGCCCGGTGCTCATCCACGCCCGCGTGGACCGCGAGGCCATGGTGTTTCCCATGGTGCGCCCAGGCGCTCCCAACACCGACATGTACCACGCGCACCCCCCATACCACGAGCCGGTCGTGCAGGCGCTGTCCGGGGCGGTGAATATGGGGTAG
- a CDS encoding ABC transporter substrate-binding protein, translating to MGMNTVACRAANRSGLLLGTALAVCILLCCARDVPASPGGSSVQFLHYWTGALSGGVGELVDAYNRQHPPVGLSVSGMEHETFKSGIKGLLISGRAPGIFSYWAGARTQAMVDAGHLVPIDDIWAQSGLDEAFSHAVADACTYDGKKYAIPVTQHLVAFFYDVRLFKRLGLAPPKDWAQFLDVCEAIRQAGVTPLALGSREAWPAQFWFDYLLLRTAGPAYRQRLMEGSASYGDPEVRAAFAMWRELLERRFFNPSPESLDWAQAAALVRQGKAGMTLMGTWAIGLFNEKLEWEEESGYDFFVFPVVDPAAQPVALGPIDVLVASRVSDPAGAKAALSYFAMAEPQMEMSRGSGALAPNLRVPESFYSPLKQRILKAVRETPNWAFAMDLSTPPPAADVVLGTFSAFLRNPEQMDRILAATQRKLESSFKATGSP from the coding sequence ATGGGAATGAATACCGTCGCCTGCCGTGCCGCCAACAGATCCGGCCTGCTTCTGGGCACAGCCCTGGCCGTCTGCATCCTGCTGTGTTGCGCGCGCGACGTCCCGGCCTCGCCGGGCGGATCCTCCGTGCAGTTCCTGCACTACTGGACGGGCGCGCTCAGCGGCGGCGTGGGCGAGCTGGTGGACGCCTACAACCGCCAGCACCCGCCCGTAGGGCTGTCGGTCTCCGGGATGGAGCACGAAACCTTCAAAAGCGGCATCAAGGGGCTCTTGATAAGCGGCAGGGCTCCCGGCATATTCTCATACTGGGCCGGAGCGAGGACGCAGGCCATGGTGGACGCCGGGCATCTGGTCCCCATCGACGACATCTGGGCGCAGTCCGGACTGGACGAAGCCTTCTCGCATGCCGTGGCCGACGCCTGCACCTACGACGGAAAGAAGTACGCCATCCCGGTCACCCAGCACCTCGTGGCCTTCTTCTATGACGTCCGCCTCTTCAAGCGCCTGGGTCTGGCTCCGCCGAAGGATTGGGCGCAGTTCCTGGACGTCTGCGAGGCAATCAGGCAGGCGGGCGTCACCCCGCTGGCCCTGGGCTCACGCGAGGCGTGGCCCGCCCAGTTCTGGTTCGACTACCTGCTTTTGCGCACAGCCGGTCCTGCGTACCGCCAGCGCCTCATGGAGGGGAGCGCCTCCTACGGCGACCCTGAAGTGAGGGCCGCCTTCGCCATGTGGCGCGAACTGCTGGAGCGCAGGTTCTTCAACCCCTCTCCCGAATCCCTGGACTGGGCGCAGGCCGCCGCGCTGGTGCGCCAGGGAAAGGCAGGCATGACCCTCATGGGCACCTGGGCCATCGGCCTCTTCAACGAGAAGCTGGAGTGGGAGGAGGAGTCAGGCTACGATTTCTTCGTTTTTCCGGTAGTGGACCCGGCTGCCCAGCCCGTGGCGCTGGGGCCTATCGACGTGCTGGTGGCCTCCAGGGTGAGCGACCCGGCGGGAGCCAAGGCCGCGCTGTCCTATTTCGCCATGGCGGAACCCCAGATGGAGATGAGCCGGGGGTCGGGCGCGCTGGCCCCCAACCTGCGGGTGCCCGAGTCCTTCTACAGCCCGCTCAAGCAGCGCATCCTCAAGGCCGTCCGGGAGACGCCCAACTGGGCCTTCGCCATGGACCTCTCGACCCCTCCCCCGGCGGCGGACGTGGTGCTTGGCACGTTCTCCGCTTTCCTGCGCAACCCCGAACAGATGGACCGCATCCTGGCCGCGACGCAGAGAAAGCTCGAGAGTTCCTTCAAGGCGACCGGGAGTCCCTGA